One stretch of Prunus persica cultivar Lovell chromosome G1, Prunus_persica_NCBIv2, whole genome shotgun sequence DNA includes these proteins:
- the LOC18788486 gene encoding AT-hook motif nuclear-localized protein 20 translates to MDSAATNSAALNKQRELEISINENNSGRSSGGDEDRDQDEPKEGAVEIGSRRPRGRPPGSKNKPKPPIFVTRDSPNSLRSHVMEVAGGADVAESVAQFARRRQRGVCVLSGSGSVANVTLRQPAAPGAVVALQGRFEILSLSGAFLPGPAPPGSTGLTVYLAAGNGQVVGGSVVGSLVAAGPVMVVAATFANATYERLPLEEDEEGGGSGGGGHNNGGSGNSPTAGGSSGAQLGSGGHQHQQQLPDPSSGGLPNIYSHHLPPNLIPNGGHGQLGHEAYAWARPPY, encoded by the coding sequence ATGGACTCGGCAGCCACCAATTCGGCCGCACTCAACAAGCAGCGCGAGCTCGAAATCTCCATCAACGAAAACAACAGCGGCAGAAGCAGCGGCGGAGATGAAGACAGAGACCAAGATGAGCCCAAAGAAGGAGCAGTCGAGATTGGATCCCGCAGGCCAAGAGGCCGCCCTCCGGGATCCAAAAACAAGCCCAAACCCCCCATCTTCGTCACCCGGGACAGCCCCAACTCCCTCCGCAGCCACGTCATGGAGGTGGCTGGAGGCGCTGACGTGGCCGAGAGCGTGGCCCAGTTTGCGAGGCGGCGGCAGAGAGGAGTGTGTGTCCTCAGCGGGAGTGGCTCAGTGGCGAATGTAACGCTCAGGCAACCTGCGGCTCCTGGAGCTGTTGTGGCACTGCAAGGAAGGTTTGAGATTTTGTCTCTGAGTGGTGCCTTCCTGCCCGGGCCCGCCCCACCCGGGTCAACGGGGCTGACGGTGTACTTGGCTGCCGGGAACGGGCAGGTGGTTGGGGGCAGTGTGGTGGGGTCACTTGTGGCAGCAGGGCCAGTGATGGTGGTGGCAGCAACATTTGCAAATGCTACATATGAGAGACTGCCTCttgaggaagatgaagaaggtgGAGGAAGTGGAGGAGGAGGGCATAACAATGGGGGTTCAGGGAATTCTCCAACTGCGGGAGGGAGCAGTGGGGCCCAGTTGGGGAGTGGAGGGCATCAGCATCAGCAGCAGCTGCCTGACCCTTCATCTGGAGGGCTGCCTAATATTTACAGTCATCATCTCCCTCCAAATCTGATCCCAAATGGTGGCCATGGACAGCTTGGCCATGAAGCCTATGCTTGGGCAAGACCACCTTACTGA